The genomic DNA CAGCGCGACGCGGTTCGCGGGGACGGCGTCCGAGCCGCGACCCGGGCTGCGGAGCGGCCACATGCCGGGGGCGGGCAACCTGCCCTACCTCGACGTCCAGACCGACGGTCACCTCATGGCGCCGGACGGGCTGGCGCCGCTGGTCGAGGCGGCCGCGGGCGGCCGGGACCGGGTCATCTTCACGTGCGGCTCCGGCGTGACGGCCTGCGTGGCCGCGCTGGCGAGCGTGCTCGCCGGCCGCGACCCCGGGCGGCTGGCCGTGTACGACGGCAGCTGGACGGAGTGGGGCGCGGAGCAGTCCGGTCGCCCGGTGGAATCCGCCTGACGCACCCGCCGGACACACCTGCCCGACGAGCGCCTTCCTGACACTCGTCAGGGCGCGGGGATCGGCGGCGGGGGTATCGACTCGGCGTGGGCCGGCGAGACCTCCCGGTCGAGCCCCAGCCGCGGATAGAGCAGCTCGAGGCCTCGGTCGAGTGCCTGCTTCACCGTGTCCACGCCGTGGCCGCCGCTGTCGAACTCCAGGTAATAGGATCGCGCCCCGCCATCGCGGGCGGCGGCGGCGACGCGGCGCTCCCCCGGCATGTGGTGCGGGTCGTCGGCGCTGACCGTGGTCACGAACCAGGTGTCGGCGAAGGCGGCCCGGGGCAGCTGACGGGGCAGGCGGTGCTGGTCGTAGGCCTCCTTGTCGCCGCCGAAGATCTCCTCCAGGTGCCGCTCGGCGTTGTCGGAGCCGGGGAACTCCTCCCCGGAGATGTTCAGCACGTTGCCCCACATCTGGCCGTGCAGGGCCGCGAACCGGGCCGCGCACAGGCCGCCGTTGGAGTAGCCCGCCACGATCCAGTCGGAGCGGTGATGGGAGACCCGCAGGTGGGTCTTGATCCAGGTCACCACGTCGGTGTTGATGTAGGTCTCGACCTTGCCGAACTTGGCCGTGTCCATGCAGAGCGTGTCGTTCCAGGGGCTGCTGGTCTGGTCCGCGACCACCACGATGGGCGCCAGCCCGCCGTGCCGGGCGGCCTTGGCGTCCAGGGCGTCGGCGACATAGGTGACGTCGGGCGTGCCCGGCTGGCCCATCATCAGCACCAGGACGGGCAGGCTGGGCGGGTTCTCGATGAGCGCCGCGGGGGGCAGGTAGACACTCGCGGGCCGCGCCACGAACCCCGAGACCGGACCGGGGATGGCGAGGGTCACCCGGCGCCCCTGCCCCGGCATGCCCGGCGGTGGGGTCCAGTCGCGGGCGAGCCAGTCAATCGCGGCCGGGTTGTGCCCCTGGGTCGTCGGCAGGTCCTTCAACGTGACGATCTCGGCGACCGGCTTGTTGAGCAGCTCGCCGAGGCTGTGCATGATCCCGTACGACGCGTTCACGCCCACGGTCGCGACCGCGAGCACGGGCGGTACGACGAGCACGGCGGCCGCCTTGCGCCACCAGCTGGTCCGGCGCAGGTTGGCCAGCGCCAGGCCGACGACCACGCCGAGCAGCACCACCCAGGTGCGGCCGCCCCGCGGCAGGCCGCCGGGGACCTGGTGCAGCCCGTCGTCGAGGATCAGGATCAGCGCCGCGGCCCCGAGGGCGCCGAGCGTGGCGGCAAGGAGGGACCGCCGCCACCAGTTCGCCGGTCGGTCGGCCCGGCGCCGCAGCAGCAGCACGAGGACCGCGAGCAGGACGATGCCGTAGCTGGTCAGCTCCGCCTGGGTCCCCACGATCTGCCAGCGCAGGATCTGCAGGACGAGCGGGTGTTGCCAGAACCCGTCGACCGTCGAGTCCCCGGTCACGACGGCGCCTCGGTCGTCGCGCGGGACGCCTCCGCCTGGCGCGCGGCCTCGGACTGACGGGCGGCCTCGGCGTGGGCATCGAGCAGCGAGCCGCCGGCCTTCCACAACGTGCCCAGCGAGGTGTCGGGCAGGTAGGCGCGCGCGATCGCCGTACCGATGGCCGGCAGCGCGGCGGGATCGGGATACAGGAGGTAGAGCGGCCGGTACGTCGGCGCGAACTTCGCCTTGAACCGCAGCAGCGAGCGGAAGCCGTAGACGGGTTCGAGCTGCCGGCCCACCCGGTCGAGGATCGCGTCGACGGCGGCGGGGAACCCCTCCGGCCGGGACGGGCGATCATCCTGCCCAGCGGCCCCGGAGCCCTCCCCCACCCGCGCGAGCGGGGCGCCCGACAGGCTCAGCTCCTC from Austwickia sp. includes the following:
- a CDS encoding esterase is translated as MTGDSTVDGFWQHPLVLQILRWQIVGTQAELTSYGIVLLAVLVLLLRRRADRPANWWRRSLLAATLGALGAAALILILDDGLHQVPGGLPRGGRTWVVLLGVVVGLALANLRRTSWWRKAAAVLVVPPVLAVATVGVNASYGIMHSLGELLNKPVAEIVTLKDLPTTQGHNPAAIDWLARDWTPPPGMPGQGRRVTLAIPGPVSGFVARPASVYLPPAALIENPPSLPVLVLMMGQPGTPDVTYVADALDAKAARHGGLAPIVVVADQTSSPWNDTLCMDTAKFGKVETYINTDVVTWIKTHLRVSHHRSDWIVAGYSNGGLCAARFAALHGQMWGNVLNISGEEFPGSDNAERHLEEIFGGDKEAYDQHRLPRQLPRAAFADTWFVTTVSADDPHHMPGERRVAAAARDGGARSYYLEFDSGGHGVDTVKQALDRGLELLYPRLGLDREVSPAHAESIPPPPIPAP